The proteins below are encoded in one region of Vulpes lagopus strain Blue_001 chromosome 10, ASM1834538v1, whole genome shotgun sequence:
- the HEPACAM gene encoding hepatocyte cell adhesion molecule isoform X1, whose amino-acid sequence MKRERGAPSRAFSALSLAPFVYLLLIQTEPLEGVNITSPVRLIHGTVGKSALLSVQYSSTSSDKPVVKWQLKRDKPVTVVQSIGTEVIGTLRPDYRDRIRLFENGSLLLSDLQLADEGTYEVEISITDDTFTGEKTINLTVDVPISRPQVLVASTTVLELSEAFTLNCSHENGTKPSYTWLKDGKPLLNDSRMLLSPDHKVLTITRVLMEDDDLYSCVVENPISQGRSLPIKITVYRRSSLYIILSTGGIFLLVTLVTVCACWKPSKKSGPSPAHTQQFCSEDAGLICRKKRKLEKQNSLEYMDQNDDRLKPEGELPATHSPIPSSLRSVGCWEKAELGHQEASSAGPLPPPTVRRLQSRERCSQADTLPRGGEQERKNPMALYILKDKDSPEPEDSPAAEPRGAAEPGPPGYSVSPGVPGRSPGLPIRSARRYPRSPARSPATGRTHTSPPRAPGSPGRSRSASRSLRTAGVHLLREQDEASPVEISA is encoded by the exons atgaagagagaaaggggagccccGTCCAGAGCCTTCAGTGCCCTGAGCCTCGCTCCTTTTGTCTACCTTCTTCTGATCCAGACAG AGCCCCTGGAGGGGGTGAACATCACCAGCCCAGTGCGCCTGATCCATGGCACGGTGGGGAAGTCAGCCCTGCTCTCCGTGCAGTACAGCAGCACCAGCAGTGACAAGCCCGTGGTGAAGTGGCAGCTGAAGCGGGACAAGCCAGTGACCGTGGTGCAGTCCATCGGCACAGAGGTCATTGGCACCCTACGGCCTGACTACCGAGACCGCATCCGCCTCTTTGAAaatggctccctgctcctcagtgACCTGCAGCTGGCCGACGAGGGCACCTACGAGGTTGAGATCTCCATCACAGATGACACATTCACTGGAGAGAAGACCATCAACCTCACTGTAGATG TGCCCATTTCGAGGCCACAGGTGTTAGTGGCTTCGACCACCGTGCTGGAGCTCAGCGAGGCCTTCACCCTCAACTGCTCCCACGAGAATGGCACCAAGCCCAGCTACACCTGGCTGAAGGACGGCAAGCCTCTCCTCAATGACTCGAGAATGCTCCTGTCCCCCGACCACAAGGTGCTCACCATCACCCGCGTGCTCATGGAGGACGATGACCTGTACAGCTGCGTGGTGGAGAACCCCATCAGCCAGGGCCGCAGCCTGCCCATCAAGATCACCGTATACC gaAGAAGCTCCCTCTACATCATCTTGTCCACAGGAGGCATCTTCCTTCTTGTGACCTTGGTGACAGTCTGTGCCTGCTGGAAACCCTCCAAAAAGTCTGG gccttCTCCGGCTCACACTCAACAGTTCTGTTCAGAGGATGCTGGGTTGATttgcaggaagaagaggaagctggAGAAGCAAAACTCCCTGGAATATATGGATCAGAATGATGACCGTCTGAAACCAGAAGGTGAGCTCCcagccacccactcacccatcccATCGTCACTCAGATCAGTGGGCTGCTGGGAAAAGGCAGAACTGGGCCACCAGGAAGCCAGCTCTGCAGGGCCCCTTCCTCCACCAACTGTACGAAGACTGCAGAGCAGGGAAAGGTGCAGCCAAG CAGACACCCTCCCGCGAGGCGGCGAGCAGGAGCGGAAGAACCCCATGGCGCTGTACATCCTCAAGGACAAG GACTCCCCGGAGCCCGAAGACAGCCCCGCCGCCGAGCCCCGGGGCGCCGCCGAGCCCGGCCCGCCCGGCTACTCCGTGTCTCCGGGCGTCCCCGGCCGCTCGCCCGGGCTGCCCATCCGCTCCGCCCGCCGCTACCCGCGCTCCCCGGCGCGCTCCCCCGCCACCGGCCGGACGCACACgtcgccgccccgcgccccgggctcgCCCGGCCGCTCGCGCAGCGCCTCGCGCTCACTGCGGACTGCGGGCGTGCACCTGCTCCGCGAGCAAGACGAGGCCAGCCCGGTGGAGATCAGCGCCTGA
- the HEPACAM gene encoding hepatocyte cell adhesion molecule isoform X6 encodes MKRERGAPSRAFSALSLAPFVYLLLIQTEPLEGVNITSPVRLIHGTVGKSALLSVQYSSTSSDKPVVKWQLKRDKPVTVVQSIGTEVIGTLRPDYRDRIRLFENGSLLLSDLQLADEGTYEVEISITDDTFTGEKTINLTVDVPISRPQVLVASTTVLELSEAFTLNCSHENGTKPSYTWLKDGKPLLNDSRMLLSPDHKVLTITRVLMEDDDLYSCVVENPISQGRSLPIKITVYRRSSLYIILSTGGIFLLVTLVTVCACWKPSKKSGKKRKLEKQNSLEYMDQNDDRLKPEADTLPRGGEQERKNPMALYILKDKDSPEPEDSPAAEPRGAAEPGPPGYSVSPGVPGRSPGLPIRSARRYPRSPARSPATGRTHTSPPRAPGSPGRSRSASRSLRTAGVHLLREQDEASPVEISA; translated from the exons atgaagagagaaaggggagccccGTCCAGAGCCTTCAGTGCCCTGAGCCTCGCTCCTTTTGTCTACCTTCTTCTGATCCAGACAG AGCCCCTGGAGGGGGTGAACATCACCAGCCCAGTGCGCCTGATCCATGGCACGGTGGGGAAGTCAGCCCTGCTCTCCGTGCAGTACAGCAGCACCAGCAGTGACAAGCCCGTGGTGAAGTGGCAGCTGAAGCGGGACAAGCCAGTGACCGTGGTGCAGTCCATCGGCACAGAGGTCATTGGCACCCTACGGCCTGACTACCGAGACCGCATCCGCCTCTTTGAAaatggctccctgctcctcagtgACCTGCAGCTGGCCGACGAGGGCACCTACGAGGTTGAGATCTCCATCACAGATGACACATTCACTGGAGAGAAGACCATCAACCTCACTGTAGATG TGCCCATTTCGAGGCCACAGGTGTTAGTGGCTTCGACCACCGTGCTGGAGCTCAGCGAGGCCTTCACCCTCAACTGCTCCCACGAGAATGGCACCAAGCCCAGCTACACCTGGCTGAAGGACGGCAAGCCTCTCCTCAATGACTCGAGAATGCTCCTGTCCCCCGACCACAAGGTGCTCACCATCACCCGCGTGCTCATGGAGGACGATGACCTGTACAGCTGCGTGGTGGAGAACCCCATCAGCCAGGGCCGCAGCCTGCCCATCAAGATCACCGTATACC gaAGAAGCTCCCTCTACATCATCTTGTCCACAGGAGGCATCTTCCTTCTTGTGACCTTGGTGACAGTCTGTGCCTGCTGGAAACCCTCCAAAAAGTCTGG gaagaagaggaagctggAGAAGCAAAACTCCCTGGAATATATGGATCAGAATGATGACCGTCTGAAACCAGAAG CAGACACCCTCCCGCGAGGCGGCGAGCAGGAGCGGAAGAACCCCATGGCGCTGTACATCCTCAAGGACAAG GACTCCCCGGAGCCCGAAGACAGCCCCGCCGCCGAGCCCCGGGGCGCCGCCGAGCCCGGCCCGCCCGGCTACTCCGTGTCTCCGGGCGTCCCCGGCCGCTCGCCCGGGCTGCCCATCCGCTCCGCCCGCCGCTACCCGCGCTCCCCGGCGCGCTCCCCCGCCACCGGCCGGACGCACACgtcgccgccccgcgccccgggctcgCCCGGCCGCTCGCGCAGCGCCTCGCGCTCACTGCGGACTGCGGGCGTGCACCTGCTCCGCGAGCAAGACGAGGCCAGCCCGGTGGAGATCAGCGCCTGA
- the HEPACAM gene encoding hepatocyte cell adhesion molecule isoform X5 — protein MKRERGAPSRAFSALSLAPFVYLLLIQTEPLEGVNITSPVRLIHGTVGKSALLSVQYSSTSSDKPVVKWQLKRDKPVTVVQSIGTEVIGTLRPDYRDRIRLFENGSLLLSDLQLADEGTYEVEISITDDTFTGEKTINLTVDVPISRPQVLVASTTVLELSEAFTLNCSHENGTKPSYTWLKDGKPLLNDSRMLLSPDHKVLTITRVLMEDDDLYSCVVENPISQGRSLPIKITVYRRSSLYIILSTGGIFLLVTLVTVCACWKPSKKSGPSPAHTQQFCSEDAGLICRKKRKLEKQNSLEYMDQNDDRLKPEDTLPRGGEQERKNPMALYILKDKDSPEPEDSPAAEPRGAAEPGPPGYSVSPGVPGRSPGLPIRSARRYPRSPARSPATGRTHTSPPRAPGSPGRSRSASRSLRTAGVHLLREQDEASPVEISA, from the exons atgaagagagaaaggggagccccGTCCAGAGCCTTCAGTGCCCTGAGCCTCGCTCCTTTTGTCTACCTTCTTCTGATCCAGACAG AGCCCCTGGAGGGGGTGAACATCACCAGCCCAGTGCGCCTGATCCATGGCACGGTGGGGAAGTCAGCCCTGCTCTCCGTGCAGTACAGCAGCACCAGCAGTGACAAGCCCGTGGTGAAGTGGCAGCTGAAGCGGGACAAGCCAGTGACCGTGGTGCAGTCCATCGGCACAGAGGTCATTGGCACCCTACGGCCTGACTACCGAGACCGCATCCGCCTCTTTGAAaatggctccctgctcctcagtgACCTGCAGCTGGCCGACGAGGGCACCTACGAGGTTGAGATCTCCATCACAGATGACACATTCACTGGAGAGAAGACCATCAACCTCACTGTAGATG TGCCCATTTCGAGGCCACAGGTGTTAGTGGCTTCGACCACCGTGCTGGAGCTCAGCGAGGCCTTCACCCTCAACTGCTCCCACGAGAATGGCACCAAGCCCAGCTACACCTGGCTGAAGGACGGCAAGCCTCTCCTCAATGACTCGAGAATGCTCCTGTCCCCCGACCACAAGGTGCTCACCATCACCCGCGTGCTCATGGAGGACGATGACCTGTACAGCTGCGTGGTGGAGAACCCCATCAGCCAGGGCCGCAGCCTGCCCATCAAGATCACCGTATACC gaAGAAGCTCCCTCTACATCATCTTGTCCACAGGAGGCATCTTCCTTCTTGTGACCTTGGTGACAGTCTGTGCCTGCTGGAAACCCTCCAAAAAGTCTGG gccttCTCCGGCTCACACTCAACAGTTCTGTTCAGAGGATGCTGGGTTGATttgcaggaagaagaggaagctggAGAAGCAAAACTCCCTGGAATATATGGATCAGAATGATGACCGTCTGAAACCAGAAG ACACCCTCCCGCGAGGCGGCGAGCAGGAGCGGAAGAACCCCATGGCGCTGTACATCCTCAAGGACAAG GACTCCCCGGAGCCCGAAGACAGCCCCGCCGCCGAGCCCCGGGGCGCCGCCGAGCCCGGCCCGCCCGGCTACTCCGTGTCTCCGGGCGTCCCCGGCCGCTCGCCCGGGCTGCCCATCCGCTCCGCCCGCCGCTACCCGCGCTCCCCGGCGCGCTCCCCCGCCACCGGCCGGACGCACACgtcgccgccccgcgccccgggctcgCCCGGCCGCTCGCGCAGCGCCTCGCGCTCACTGCGGACTGCGGGCGTGCACCTGCTCCGCGAGCAAGACGAGGCCAGCCCGGTGGAGATCAGCGCCTGA
- the HEPACAM gene encoding hepatocyte cell adhesion molecule isoform X3: protein MKRERGAPSRAFSALSLAPFVYLLLIQTEPLEGVNITSPVRLIHGTVGKSALLSVQYSSTSSDKPVVKWQLKRDKPVTVVQSIGTEVIGTLRPDYRDRIRLFENGSLLLSDLQLADEGTYEVEISITDDTFTGEKTINLTVDVPISRPQVLVASTTVLELSEAFTLNCSHENGTKPSYTWLKDGKPLLNDSRMLLSPDHKVLTITRVLMEDDDLYSCVVENPISQGRSLPIKITVYRRSSLYIILSTGGIFLLVTLVTVCACWKPSKKSGKKRKLEKQNSLEYMDQNDDRLKPEGELPATHSPIPSSLRSVGCWEKAELGHQEASSAGPLPPPTVRRLQSRERCSQADTLPRGGEQERKNPMALYILKDKDSPEPEDSPAAEPRGAAEPGPPGYSVSPGVPGRSPGLPIRSARRYPRSPARSPATGRTHTSPPRAPGSPGRSRSASRSLRTAGVHLLREQDEASPVEISA from the exons atgaagagagaaaggggagccccGTCCAGAGCCTTCAGTGCCCTGAGCCTCGCTCCTTTTGTCTACCTTCTTCTGATCCAGACAG AGCCCCTGGAGGGGGTGAACATCACCAGCCCAGTGCGCCTGATCCATGGCACGGTGGGGAAGTCAGCCCTGCTCTCCGTGCAGTACAGCAGCACCAGCAGTGACAAGCCCGTGGTGAAGTGGCAGCTGAAGCGGGACAAGCCAGTGACCGTGGTGCAGTCCATCGGCACAGAGGTCATTGGCACCCTACGGCCTGACTACCGAGACCGCATCCGCCTCTTTGAAaatggctccctgctcctcagtgACCTGCAGCTGGCCGACGAGGGCACCTACGAGGTTGAGATCTCCATCACAGATGACACATTCACTGGAGAGAAGACCATCAACCTCACTGTAGATG TGCCCATTTCGAGGCCACAGGTGTTAGTGGCTTCGACCACCGTGCTGGAGCTCAGCGAGGCCTTCACCCTCAACTGCTCCCACGAGAATGGCACCAAGCCCAGCTACACCTGGCTGAAGGACGGCAAGCCTCTCCTCAATGACTCGAGAATGCTCCTGTCCCCCGACCACAAGGTGCTCACCATCACCCGCGTGCTCATGGAGGACGATGACCTGTACAGCTGCGTGGTGGAGAACCCCATCAGCCAGGGCCGCAGCCTGCCCATCAAGATCACCGTATACC gaAGAAGCTCCCTCTACATCATCTTGTCCACAGGAGGCATCTTCCTTCTTGTGACCTTGGTGACAGTCTGTGCCTGCTGGAAACCCTCCAAAAAGTCTGG gaagaagaggaagctggAGAAGCAAAACTCCCTGGAATATATGGATCAGAATGATGACCGTCTGAAACCAGAAGGTGAGCTCCcagccacccactcacccatcccATCGTCACTCAGATCAGTGGGCTGCTGGGAAAAGGCAGAACTGGGCCACCAGGAAGCCAGCTCTGCAGGGCCCCTTCCTCCACCAACTGTACGAAGACTGCAGAGCAGGGAAAGGTGCAGCCAAG CAGACACCCTCCCGCGAGGCGGCGAGCAGGAGCGGAAGAACCCCATGGCGCTGTACATCCTCAAGGACAAG GACTCCCCGGAGCCCGAAGACAGCCCCGCCGCCGAGCCCCGGGGCGCCGCCGAGCCCGGCCCGCCCGGCTACTCCGTGTCTCCGGGCGTCCCCGGCCGCTCGCCCGGGCTGCCCATCCGCTCCGCCCGCCGCTACCCGCGCTCCCCGGCGCGCTCCCCCGCCACCGGCCGGACGCACACgtcgccgccccgcgccccgggctcgCCCGGCCGCTCGCGCAGCGCCTCGCGCTCACTGCGGACTGCGGGCGTGCACCTGCTCCGCGAGCAAGACGAGGCCAGCCCGGTGGAGATCAGCGCCTGA
- the HEPACAM gene encoding hepatocyte cell adhesion molecule isoform X4: protein MKRERGAPSRAFSALSLAPFVYLLLIQTEPLEGVNITSPVRLIHGTVGKSALLSVQYSSTSSDKPVVKWQLKRDKPVTVVQSIGTEVIGTLRPDYRDRIRLFENGSLLLSDLQLADEGTYEVEISITDDTFTGEKTINLTVDVPISRPQVLVASTTVLELSEAFTLNCSHENGTKPSYTWLKDGKPLLNDSRMLLSPDHKVLTITRVLMEDDDLYSCVVENPISQGRSLPIKITVYRRSSLYIILSTGGIFLLVTLVTVCACWKPSKKSGPSPAHTQQFCSEDAGLICRKKRKLEKQNSLEYMDQNDDRLKPEADTLPRGGEQERKNPMALYILKDKDSPEPEDSPAAEPRGAAEPGPPGYSVSPGVPGRSPGLPIRSARRYPRSPARSPATGRTHTSPPRAPGSPGRSRSASRSLRTAGVHLLREQDEASPVEISA from the exons atgaagagagaaaggggagccccGTCCAGAGCCTTCAGTGCCCTGAGCCTCGCTCCTTTTGTCTACCTTCTTCTGATCCAGACAG AGCCCCTGGAGGGGGTGAACATCACCAGCCCAGTGCGCCTGATCCATGGCACGGTGGGGAAGTCAGCCCTGCTCTCCGTGCAGTACAGCAGCACCAGCAGTGACAAGCCCGTGGTGAAGTGGCAGCTGAAGCGGGACAAGCCAGTGACCGTGGTGCAGTCCATCGGCACAGAGGTCATTGGCACCCTACGGCCTGACTACCGAGACCGCATCCGCCTCTTTGAAaatggctccctgctcctcagtgACCTGCAGCTGGCCGACGAGGGCACCTACGAGGTTGAGATCTCCATCACAGATGACACATTCACTGGAGAGAAGACCATCAACCTCACTGTAGATG TGCCCATTTCGAGGCCACAGGTGTTAGTGGCTTCGACCACCGTGCTGGAGCTCAGCGAGGCCTTCACCCTCAACTGCTCCCACGAGAATGGCACCAAGCCCAGCTACACCTGGCTGAAGGACGGCAAGCCTCTCCTCAATGACTCGAGAATGCTCCTGTCCCCCGACCACAAGGTGCTCACCATCACCCGCGTGCTCATGGAGGACGATGACCTGTACAGCTGCGTGGTGGAGAACCCCATCAGCCAGGGCCGCAGCCTGCCCATCAAGATCACCGTATACC gaAGAAGCTCCCTCTACATCATCTTGTCCACAGGAGGCATCTTCCTTCTTGTGACCTTGGTGACAGTCTGTGCCTGCTGGAAACCCTCCAAAAAGTCTGG gccttCTCCGGCTCACACTCAACAGTTCTGTTCAGAGGATGCTGGGTTGATttgcaggaagaagaggaagctggAGAAGCAAAACTCCCTGGAATATATGGATCAGAATGATGACCGTCTGAAACCAGAAG CAGACACCCTCCCGCGAGGCGGCGAGCAGGAGCGGAAGAACCCCATGGCGCTGTACATCCTCAAGGACAAG GACTCCCCGGAGCCCGAAGACAGCCCCGCCGCCGAGCCCCGGGGCGCCGCCGAGCCCGGCCCGCCCGGCTACTCCGTGTCTCCGGGCGTCCCCGGCCGCTCGCCCGGGCTGCCCATCCGCTCCGCCCGCCGCTACCCGCGCTCCCCGGCGCGCTCCCCCGCCACCGGCCGGACGCACACgtcgccgccccgcgccccgggctcgCCCGGCCGCTCGCGCAGCGCCTCGCGCTCACTGCGGACTGCGGGCGTGCACCTGCTCCGCGAGCAAGACGAGGCCAGCCCGGTGGAGATCAGCGCCTGA
- the HEPACAM gene encoding hepatocyte cell adhesion molecule isoform X2, which produces MKRERGAPSRAFSALSLAPFVYLLLIQTEPLEGVNITSPVRLIHGTVGKSALLSVQYSSTSSDKPVVKWQLKRDKPVTVVQSIGTEVIGTLRPDYRDRIRLFENGSLLLSDLQLADEGTYEVEISITDDTFTGEKTINLTVDVPISRPQVLVASTTVLELSEAFTLNCSHENGTKPSYTWLKDGKPLLNDSRMLLSPDHKVLTITRVLMEDDDLYSCVVENPISQGRSLPIKITVYRRSSLYIILSTGGIFLLVTLVTVCACWKPSKKSGPSPAHTQQFCSEDAGLICRKKRKLEKQNSLEYMDQNDDRLKPEGELPATHSPIPSSLRSVGCWEKAELGHQEASSAGPLPPPTVRRLQSRERCSQDTLPRGGEQERKNPMALYILKDKDSPEPEDSPAAEPRGAAEPGPPGYSVSPGVPGRSPGLPIRSARRYPRSPARSPATGRTHTSPPRAPGSPGRSRSASRSLRTAGVHLLREQDEASPVEISA; this is translated from the exons atgaagagagaaaggggagccccGTCCAGAGCCTTCAGTGCCCTGAGCCTCGCTCCTTTTGTCTACCTTCTTCTGATCCAGACAG AGCCCCTGGAGGGGGTGAACATCACCAGCCCAGTGCGCCTGATCCATGGCACGGTGGGGAAGTCAGCCCTGCTCTCCGTGCAGTACAGCAGCACCAGCAGTGACAAGCCCGTGGTGAAGTGGCAGCTGAAGCGGGACAAGCCAGTGACCGTGGTGCAGTCCATCGGCACAGAGGTCATTGGCACCCTACGGCCTGACTACCGAGACCGCATCCGCCTCTTTGAAaatggctccctgctcctcagtgACCTGCAGCTGGCCGACGAGGGCACCTACGAGGTTGAGATCTCCATCACAGATGACACATTCACTGGAGAGAAGACCATCAACCTCACTGTAGATG TGCCCATTTCGAGGCCACAGGTGTTAGTGGCTTCGACCACCGTGCTGGAGCTCAGCGAGGCCTTCACCCTCAACTGCTCCCACGAGAATGGCACCAAGCCCAGCTACACCTGGCTGAAGGACGGCAAGCCTCTCCTCAATGACTCGAGAATGCTCCTGTCCCCCGACCACAAGGTGCTCACCATCACCCGCGTGCTCATGGAGGACGATGACCTGTACAGCTGCGTGGTGGAGAACCCCATCAGCCAGGGCCGCAGCCTGCCCATCAAGATCACCGTATACC gaAGAAGCTCCCTCTACATCATCTTGTCCACAGGAGGCATCTTCCTTCTTGTGACCTTGGTGACAGTCTGTGCCTGCTGGAAACCCTCCAAAAAGTCTGG gccttCTCCGGCTCACACTCAACAGTTCTGTTCAGAGGATGCTGGGTTGATttgcaggaagaagaggaagctggAGAAGCAAAACTCCCTGGAATATATGGATCAGAATGATGACCGTCTGAAACCAGAAGGTGAGCTCCcagccacccactcacccatcccATCGTCACTCAGATCAGTGGGCTGCTGGGAAAAGGCAGAACTGGGCCACCAGGAAGCCAGCTCTGCAGGGCCCCTTCCTCCACCAACTGTACGAAGACTGCAGAGCAGGGAAAGGTGCAGCCAAG ACACCCTCCCGCGAGGCGGCGAGCAGGAGCGGAAGAACCCCATGGCGCTGTACATCCTCAAGGACAAG GACTCCCCGGAGCCCGAAGACAGCCCCGCCGCCGAGCCCCGGGGCGCCGCCGAGCCCGGCCCGCCCGGCTACTCCGTGTCTCCGGGCGTCCCCGGCCGCTCGCCCGGGCTGCCCATCCGCTCCGCCCGCCGCTACCCGCGCTCCCCGGCGCGCTCCCCCGCCACCGGCCGGACGCACACgtcgccgccccgcgccccgggctcgCCCGGCCGCTCGCGCAGCGCCTCGCGCTCACTGCGGACTGCGGGCGTGCACCTGCTCCGCGAGCAAGACGAGGCCAGCCCGGTGGAGATCAGCGCCTGA